A window from Neobacillus sp. PS3-40 encodes these proteins:
- a CDS encoding DUF2268 domain-containing protein yields MGIIQTNQWLEDSFRQPIKMCEKLVPYFKTQNGKEIYEQLLEFGMYQPSRATLNTVDLLNEGKAWDQIERYFEYYQKKWSGPDIPIFLFPLDQSRGLFIRRESSKSGVSFSDKVFLFLSNLEDPKELEALFVHEYHHVCRLNRLKGNMEDYTLLESLIIEGLAEYAVLKNCGQKYLASWCSMYSEEELENFWDKYLKNHLNSKKKEKIHDHLLYGHGRIPKLLGYAAGFSLVQNYFEKNRFSTKRSFSIPASKFLSEKE; encoded by the coding sequence ATGGGAATAATCCAAACAAATCAGTGGCTAGAAGATAGTTTTAGGCAGCCAATAAAGATGTGCGAAAAATTAGTTCCTTATTTTAAAACACAAAATGGAAAAGAGATATATGAACAATTGCTGGAATTTGGAATGTATCAACCTTCAAGGGCTACATTGAATACAGTTGATTTATTGAATGAAGGGAAAGCCTGGGACCAAATTGAAAGGTATTTTGAATATTACCAAAAGAAATGGTCAGGTCCAGATATACCAATTTTTCTATTTCCTCTAGATCAATCAAGAGGTTTATTTATTAGACGAGAGAGTAGTAAATCAGGTGTTTCATTTTCAGACAAGGTATTTTTATTTTTATCAAATCTAGAGGATCCAAAGGAATTAGAAGCACTTTTTGTCCATGAATACCATCATGTCTGCAGACTTAATAGGTTAAAAGGAAATATGGAGGATTATACATTATTAGAATCATTAATAATTGAAGGTCTAGCAGAATATGCTGTATTAAAGAATTGTGGTCAAAAGTATTTAGCAAGTTGGTGTAGCATGTATTCAGAAGAAGAACTAGAAAATTTTTGGGATAAATATTTAAAAAATCACCTAAATAGCAAAAAGAAGGAAAAAATTCATGATCACCTATTATATGGGCATGGTCGAATTCCAAAACTACTTGGATATGCGGCAGGTTTCTCACTTGTTCAAAATTATTTTGAAA
- the fabF gene encoding beta-ketoacyl-ACP synthase II, protein MEKRRVVVTGVGALTPLGNDVDTTWKNLIEGKSGIGPMTRVNADEYPAKVAGELKDFDPETIMDRKSARKMDRFTQYAVAAALMAVEDAKLTINEENADRIGVWIGSGIGGMETFEKQYEIFLEKGYKRVSPFFVPMLIPDMATGQVSITLGAKGFNSCTVTACATGTNSIGDAFKVIQRGDADAMVTGGAEAPITKMSVAGFCANTALSTNPDPLKASRPFDKNRDGFIIAEGAGIIVLEELEHALARGATIYGEIIGYGSTGDAYHITAPAPGGEGGARSMRMALKDSGLKLEDIGYINAHGTSTEYNDKFETAAVKEVFGEQAYKLAMSSTKSMTGHLLGAAGGIEAIFSLLAMRDSILPPTINYETPDPDCDLDYVPNTARKKDLKAVMSNSLGFGGHNATIIFKKYE, encoded by the coding sequence ATGGAAAAGCGCAGGGTTGTGGTAACAGGTGTTGGAGCGTTAACCCCCCTTGGGAATGATGTTGATACCACTTGGAAAAATCTTATTGAAGGTAAATCAGGCATTGGGCCAATGACAAGGGTAAATGCAGATGAATACCCTGCTAAGGTGGCTGGTGAGTTAAAAGATTTTGATCCAGAAACAATAATGGATAGAAAATCTGCAAGAAAAATGGATAGGTTTACTCAATATGCTGTTGCAGCCGCTTTAATGGCAGTTGAAGATGCAAAACTTACTATCAATGAAGAAAATGCTGACCGTATTGGTGTTTGGATCGGTTCCGGTATTGGCGGGATGGAAACCTTTGAAAAACAATATGAGATATTTCTTGAAAAAGGATATAAAAGGGTTAGTCCATTCTTTGTACCCATGTTAATTCCAGATATGGCTACTGGACAGGTATCGATTACATTAGGTGCAAAAGGCTTTAACTCTTGTACAGTGACTGCTTGTGCAACTGGTACAAATTCAATTGGAGATGCTTTTAAGGTCATTCAACGTGGCGATGCTGACGCAATGGTGACTGGAGGGGCGGAAGCACCAATTACAAAAATGTCTGTTGCAGGATTCTGTGCGAATACGGCTCTTTCAACGAATCCCGATCCTCTAAAGGCAAGCAGACCATTTGATAAAAACCGTGATGGTTTTATTATTGCTGAAGGTGCTGGTATTATTGTGCTTGAAGAGTTAGAACATGCCCTTGCACGTGGTGCTACTATTTATGGAGAAATTATTGGTTATGGTTCGACAGGAGATGCTTACCATATTACCGCTCCAGCCCCTGGTGGTGAAGGTGGCGCAAGATCAATGAGAATGGCACTTAAAGATAGTGGCTTAAAGCTAGAAGATATTGGCTATATTAATGCACACGGAACAAGTACAGAATACAATGATAAATTTGAAACTGCTGCTGTGAAAGAAGTTTTCGGTGAACAAGCTTATAAGCTTGCAATGAGTTCAACCAAATCGATGACAGGCCATCTCCTAGGTGCTGCAGGTGGTATCGAAGCAATTTTCTCTCTATTAGCAATGCGGGATAGTATTCTACCTCCAACCATTAATTATGAAACGCCAGATCCAGATTGTGATTTGGATTATGTACCAAATACTGCTCGTAAAAAAGACCTTAAAGCTGTGATGAGTAATTCACTTGGCTTTGGAGGGCACAACGCAACGATTATTTTTAAAAAATATGAATAA